Part of the candidate division WOR-3 bacterium genome, AGGCGAACCCGAAGGACGCCGAGGCGTGGTACCTATTGGGACGCTATATGCACTTCCGTTGCTACGATTCCCGGCCGCTCGCTGGCTTTTCGCGGGCAACGTCGGATTCGATACTCGGTTTTCTTGATCGGGCGGTAAAGCTGGACCCCAAGCTGGGCGACGCATTCTACTTCATCGGATCGGAACACGGTGTGCGCACCCACGAACCTCTGGTCCGTGGCGATGTCGAACAGGCCCGGGCCGAGCTACGGGCAGCGCGAACCAAAGGCGGCTATCCTGACTGGATGCTTGAGTACTGCCGAAACCTACTGCGGGTGTGCGAGCGGGACGCCATCCTTTTCGTGATGGGTGATATGCAGGTGAATGGTGTGCGCTACTTGCAGCTTGTGGAAGGCGAGCGGCCAGACGTCACTGCGTTGCCATATCCGCTCCTGGACCGGCCGTGGGCCGTTCTGCTTTACAAAGACGGAATTCCCGGCGCACTTCGGTCGGCACCAATGAGCTGGTCCCGGGAGCAGGTAATGGACATGCACCCGTACCGGTGGCGAACCGATACGGTACGGATACCGGTGCCGATTTCGGCACTTACCGGTATGGGCATCACGGCCCCGGACACGGTTTTCGAATGGCAGGTTGAACCGGACCTGTCGAACGGCGAACGGCCAATGCTCAGCGCCATCACCGCCGCGGTAATTGACATCGTCGAGGCGAACAATTGGAGCAGACCTCTCTATTTCGCGCTTTGCCCGCCGGCCGCGACCGCGGGCATCGTCAGCTACCTGCAGTCCTGTGGCCTGGCACAGCGGCTGCTGCCGGTCCGAACCGCGCAGTACGGGTTAGCACTCAACACCGAAGTCATCAGAAATGTACTTCTTGACCCGGACTCGTATCGCAACCTCCCCAGCGTCCGGCAGCACGACATGCCACGGGTTTCCGGGGTGCTCGGCATGTACCGCCATGGGCTGATTGAGCTTGCCGCGCATTACGCCGAAACCGGTCGCAAGGCCGCTTGCGACTCGGTTCTTGACCAGATGACCGTGTTGTTGCCGGAAAGCATCCTGCCGTTGCAGCCTGAGCTCCGGGCCGCTGTCGAGCGCCTCAGGAGCCGGTAGTCGCACAAGTAGGAGGGCATCGTACGTACGACTGCGGCAAAGGCCGGAAAGTAGTATACGAAGATTTCGGTTCTGGGTTGTCTAGAGTCGCAGGAGCTTTGTGACCTGACTCGGTCCTTTGTCCGACTCTAGCTCACAGTAGTACACACCGCCGGGAAGCCCGCTCATGTCGCACCTGACTGCGTGCGAGCCTTGGCTCAACTTCCGGTCAATCAGGGTAAACATTCTCCGCCCCAGGACATCAGACACATGTAGCCGTACGTGCTGCGGGCCAGGAACCGCGAAACGCACCGTGGCCACATCTCGACATGGGTTCGGATACACATCGAAACGCCCGCGCAATCCGCCCTGAACAGGCGGAGCGTCCTTGATTCCGCTGACCAGACCGTTTGTATCGGCCTTGATGACCCAGAAGTCAGCGTTGCCCAGAGTTAGGCTATCCCAGGAGTTGGCGTCGCGCCAGCCCGCTATGGCTAGGCCACTGTCTGATGTCAAGATGATGGCGGAAGGGTCGTCGTTCAAAGGGCCGCCATACCACCGTGTCCAGAGTGTATCGCCAGCATCATCCAGCCGGAGCAGCCACCAGTTGTCATAGCCCATTCCCGGCGGAGCATAGGTCTGGGAATAGGCGGTAAGGTAGTAGCCACTGCTACGGCTTTCGATAATACTGGCTCCGCCGTCATACCGGCCCCTGGTGCCGATGGTTCTTGTCCACTGTGTGTCGGCACGGGCGTCTAGTTTCATGACCCAGATGTCGCGGTTTGGGAATACATCGTTCTGGCTTCGCTGTCCGGCAAGAATCCATCCGCCGGCTCTTGTTCTTTCAGGTCGGCCGAGCGTCGTCAGACTGTCCTCACGGAATGACATCACCTTTTGCAGGTTGCCGAACGTATCAATCACAAGATAACTGGCAAAGCCCATGTATGCCGGAGGAAACGGCCATTCACCAGTGCAACTGAACGCGGTCATCAAGTACCCGCCATCTCCGGTTGCAGTGATTCCGGCTCCCTGATCCGCGTACTGCAGGTCGTAGGTTCTAGTCCATATTGTATCGCCATTCTGGTCAAGCTTCAGCAGCCAGATGTCCTTGCCACCAATCTGGGTTCCACGGTTCTTCGTATCGCCCAGAATCAGATATGTGCCGTCCGGGTTCTGAATCATCGCGCCGCCGTTGTCCTCCAGAGTGTCACCGATGGTCTTGTCTGTAAGGATTTCGCCATTCTGACTGACTCTTAGAAACCAGACCTGCCTTCCGTATCGGGGACTATACTTGGTACCGGTAAAGACCAGCTCGTTATTGTTGTTCAGGATTACGTCAAAGATGAAGTCTCCGCCTGCGCCGACGCCCATCGTGCCAACCCGTCTTGTCCAGACCGTGTCACCGAAAGCGTCTATCTTGATAATGTAACCGTCTTTGTCCCAGGGGATGTTGGACCAGGTTCCTCCACACACTACGAAATTACCGTTGCCTGTTTCCACGATGCCGCCAAACGCGAATTCAGCCCGGTCGGGCATCCCGTACCGCTTTATCCACGTCAGCGGCTCAGCGGTACAAACCGCGGCCAGCATGAAAACGATGCGGGCAGCTACGTTGAGGACTGGTCTCATGGCGAGATTGTAGAATCCCTCAGAAAACCAGTCAATACAAGAACCAGCTTATGCAACGCCTGTACCAAGACTAAGTAGCGGTTCGGTATCAGTGGAGCAGCCTGAGTGCTTTGGCAAGCGAAGTAAGGTTCGCCGCGTAGAACAAGTGGGACCGGCAGCGGCAGTCAGAGGAGCCGAAACCGGGGAAGTGCTGGCGGTGCAGGTCACCAGCGGCCGGTTCGTAAATGCGCATCGGTTTACGGCCGCATTCACAGCGTGCCGCAGCTAGTGTGCGGACTAGACAGCACTCGCGCATTCCAGGAAAGAAATATGCGTCCACCGGCCTCATTCTATTCCGGCCGGTGGTGAGGTAGTCTATGTGCCACCGCACACGCTTCTTCCTCGCCAAATGGCGCTGAACCCTCCTGACCGCATTCAGTCCGCCTGATCCAACGTATAGGTAGAATCCGGCAGGAAAGTCAAGCCTTCCCAGTGCTCCCACTCTCATGTTGCGTGCCTTCTGGTTCCACAGGATAAGGACATACACAGCCCGACGCATTCTAGATTGCTGGCGCTTGATTCTTGACATTGAAGTTCTGACTTCTGTTCTCATTTCAACTGCCTACCTGCGATTGCTTCCGCGACCGCGATTCCTGTTGCCCAGGCAAAGTGTAGGTTGTAACCGCCGGTCTCGGCCCAGGTGTCCAATAGTTCTCCAGTTATGTAAAGGCCGGGAAACCGGCAGGCCTGGCAGGTGGTGATGTCAATTTCGTCCAAGCTAACCCCGCCGCCGGTCACGGTCGCACGCTCCATCGGCTCGGTCCCGGTGATGCCGAAGACCGTGCCTTTCAGAGCGGCGATTGCCTGCTTCTCCCCGGCTCGCGAAAGCTCGCACAGCATCCGGTCCGGCGGCACACCAGCCTGGGCGCATATCACCTTGCCAAGCCTGCGGGCAACGTAGCCGGCCAGCCGGGTTAGAACCTGCTGCCTAGGATGAATCCGGCGCGCTTCAGCGAACTCTGCGGCAAGCTGTTCGCGACTCCTGTCCGGCACCCAGTCAATCTTCAGTCTGACGTCCTGGCCTGCTCCGAGTGCCCGGGCCGCGCGACCGGACGGCACAAGCACGGCCGAACCGGAGACGTACTGGTGTGCGAACACAAAAGGACCTTCGGCCCGCTGGGCAACTGTGGAGTCAATCACAAGTTCGGTTGCGACCCGCGGCTGGGTGATTCCGGCAAGGCTTGAAAGGTCTTCGGCCGTGCGCAATGCGCACAGGGCTGGAAACCACGGTGAAGTCGCAAGCCCGAGCCGTCGGCACAGCTCAAGTCCATCACCGGTCGAGCCGGTCTGGGGGAAACTCGCACCGCCGGTGGCGACGCATATGTTCCGGCACAGAAACCTTCCCTCCGGTGTCACCACAACCCAACGCTGGCCCCTGTCTCCCGGTTCTGCAGTCTGACTTCGTCCTGCTGCATGCTCCAGTGCCGTGACCCGACACGACGTTCTGATAACAACGTCCAGTCTTGCTGCCTCTTGCACCAACCGGTCCCGGACACCAGCCGCATCAAGGCCGCAGGGCCAGATACATCCGTCTGCGTCAGTCCGGCTAGTAATGCCTAGTGAGCCGAAGAATCGGATAATGCGCTGGTACGGGAAACGCCGCAGCAGGGGTAGCAGCCTCTGGCCTTGCTCGAATCGGTCTGCTATCTGCGTCGGAGTCGCTTCATGGGCAAAGTTCGCTTTCCGGCCGCCGGTCAGACACAACTTGTGCCCACACCGATCCATCTTCTCAAATACCGTGACCGAAAGACCGAGCCGTGCACCGGCCACAGCCGCGGCAAGCCCGCTGGCTCCACCACCGACAATGGCCAAATCGCTAACATCCTGATCTTCTGCGAGATGGACGTCCATCAGATTTTCGCTTGACAACGGGAACGTGTTACTGCATCCTTTCGGCGCGTGGGGCGTCAAAGAATGTAGGAGCACGGCAGTCCGGTCTTCACAAACCGGCTCGGTCAAAGACATTGCCGCGATCACTGGACTGTTCGTGTCTCCTTTTTTAGACCCCTCTTGCTTGACGCTGTCCAGTCCGAGTTGGCTACCTTTTTCTTATTCGCCGACAACAGTGACAATCACACTCCTCTGCCGTGGACGGTTGTCGAAATCGAGAAATACAATCTGTTGCCACGTCCCCAGCACCAATTTACCTTCCCTGACCGGAAACGCGCGCGAGGCGCCAACGAGAGCAGAACGCAGGTGGGCGAACCCGTTACCATCGCCCCAGGTGTCGTTGTGGCGGTAGCGCCGGTCCTGCGGGGCCAGACGGTTTAGTGCCTCCTTCAAGTCTGTAACCGCACCTGGCTCGAACTCGACCGTCGTGATACCCGCGGTCGAACCTGGGTTCGCGATGCAGACGATGCCGTTTCTGATTCCTGACTTCTCGACAACGCGCCGGACCTGTTTGGTGATGTCTTTGATGTCGCAGAAACCGGCTGTTTCAAGCCTGAAGCTGTCGGCAAAGACCATGCTCTAGCTAATCTAGACAAACTGACCGGTGAGTCAAACTGGGCAGGCGCCATGCACAATCCGGCGCAATCCCGGCCTTTCTGCTCGCCCTTTGCGTCCCGGCGCAGAGCACCGGGCGTCCGACAACCGGAATTCGCGAAACCAAAAGTCCAACAAACAGCCCAGTACTCAAAGTTCTGAACTCAGTACTTCAGGCCGTAGTACGATTGCTAGTCTTCTTTCCAAATGGCATAGCGGTACCGGAACTCGGGGCCATCCGTCCAGCTCCTGGCTCGCCAGACAGTAGCCGAGTCCGGCTGGCCGATGCTGTCGTAGGCCGCGGCCAAGCTGACCATTGCCGGTCCGAAGCTTGGGTCTGAACGCAGCGCACGGTCGAGGTAGATGATTGCTGAGCGGTTCTCTCCCGCGGCCAGCAGCGTGCTGCCTAGATTGTAGGAAAGCTCCGGTGCTAGGGAGTCGAGCGTAAGGGCCTGGCAGAACTCGGCAATTGCCGAGTCAAGTCGCCCCTCGAGACGCCACGTCAGACCAAGGTAGTTCGCAACCTCGGCCGAGAACGGGTAGCGACACCTGAGTTCACGTAACTCCCGGCGCGCAGCGTCGAACCTGCCGGCATATGCCAGATGCACGGCCAGTTGCTGACGGAAATCAGGTTCGTCAGGCTTGAGCCGAACCGCTTCCTGGAACTCGGCTATTGCCCGATTCAGCTCCCCGCGACCGGCAAGCACCGTCGCCAGTCGAAAGCGTGCATCCGCAGACTTAGGGTCAAGCTCAACCGCACGGCGCAGCTCAGCCTCTGCCCGGTCAAAGTCGCCTCTTGCCAGGCTAATGTCAGCAGCGTACACTAACTGCCGGCCCCGAATCCTGGGGTTCGGAAATGCCCGCTGGAGCGCAAATGCGCCGATGCCGGCCACGGCCAGGATGCCGAGCACCATCAGGAGCTGTTTCCGGAACCGGCGCAGTCCAGTATCAAACAGCAGTCCGACTAGTACAAGCACAAGTGGCTCAACCATGAACCGGAACCGGTTGTTCTCGCCGATGTCGGCCGCGTTACCGACCACTGCCACATACAGGATGGTCAAAACCATAACCAGCACGGTCGTTTGCGTTGCGGCTTCGTCCGACCCCGGCCTTTGCTGACTGAAGCTTACCCTGCAGCCTACGAGCCCGAACACGAGTGCCGAAACAAAAGCGAGTACCGAGAAGAAACCAATGTCCGCAAAGTCGTGGCCAGACGCATAGGTCTTGTAGCACGGCGTCGCAATCAGCGTACCTGAGAACACTGCTGTCCAGAACTCAACCAGCGGTCTGACCCGCAGCCCATTGGGTGCAAGCCAGACAAAGTCACTTGTCGGAAAGAACCAGATTGCCCAGGCTCTGAGTACGCTGCGCAGGTACACCATGGGACGGTGTCGAATAACGTACATTGCATCGCGTAGATAACGGCCGTAGATGTCAATGAATGCCCGGTTGTGAGCATTCGGACTGCCATCGGCCTTAGTCTCCTGGTCGAGTATCGGAATACCGGTAACTGGCTGGTCAGGAATGTATGGTCGAAATGACCGAACGCTGCCAAACGGATGCATGAGTGCGAAACGCGAGAGCTTGCCCTCATGAACCAAGGTCTGGCGCTCAGCTAGCGGCATCGCCAGAGTCAGCTTTGACAGGCTCGCACCAAGCCAGGTGCTAGTCGTGAACTGGCCAAAGAGTGCCAAGTTCTTGACATAGACAAAGAGCACAATCATCAGTGGTGCGGCTACGGCACATACCACCTGCTTGCGCCGACCCGGTTGCAACAGAACAAGCAGCCAAGCCACAAGCAGAAACCAGGCAAGGTGAAACAGGCTCCGGATAAGGACAATCGCGGCAAGCAGCGAGAAAAAGCCAAGCCCGTGCCACACCTGTCCTTTGGCAAGAAAACGATGAAGGAAGACCGTTGCGAGGACAAGTAGTACGGTGACTGGATAGGTATAGAACAGCCAGTTCTCGTAAAGCACCGTTGCCGGAGATGCCACAAACAGTCCGGCCAGCAGCACACTCAGTGCAGGCGACACGCCGAGCCCCAACATCAGTATCACCAGGCCAACCGCAAGGCTCAAGCCCAGCACCAGATAGACAACGTGCAGCGCCAAACCGTAGTGCTCCGGGAACAGATTCACAACCAACCCCACGAACAAATTGTAAAGCGGCGGCTGGCCGTGGAGGTAGTAGATTGACTGTAAGAGATTGGTCTTCATCAGCGGAAGGTCAATGAAGTGCATAGCCGCGGGGAATGCACTAGTGTCAAATCGCACGCCGAGCAAGAAGTAGACGATTCGGGACCCGACAAAGGCTGCAACAACAGCCAGAATGGCATGACGACCTGGCCAGATGACACCGCGCCCGACTGCGCAGCACCGATTCGCCTTGTTCAGCGAGAATGTTTCTTGCATCGTTCCCCGCGTTGAAAGTCCCGGCAACTCATCACAAACTCATGCCGCGGCTCTGTCAGGACCGACCGCGTCGCCACGGCCGGATGTTAGGGTCGAAGCGAACGGTGTCAAGCGCTGGCACGGTGCTGGCGATACAGACCTACTCGCCGCAGACACAACCAGCGCGGCTTATCGCAGGTCGAAGTCGAACCGGCAATGTCAGACTTCGCAAAGATGAGAAGCGTCGGCACAGGCCATTCCCGGTTTCAGAACCATGGCGGGCTTGCCCGGAAATGGCGGATCGAAGAGAAGTCCTGGGGTGAACGGGCTGCGGCGACCAGTCTGACCGATAGGGCAAATGTGGTGGGAAAAGGGTGTCGCATGTGTTCTCATTGCTGAGTATTTCGGCGAGTTAGAATGGCAGAAGCCGGTTTTCAGCCGCCCCACGGAGCGTGGCGCGACGAGCGAACGGCAGGCGTGAAAAAAGGGGCCGCCCTAGAGGGCGGCCCGCGTTGAAGTCCGACAACTAGCCGAGCTTCTTGTGGCGTGACAAGATACGGACAGGACCGCGCCTGTCTAGAAAAGGCACCGTCAGCGCTGACGCTTACGCCGCGGCCGGTTTCTCGCGCACCAGCATCCAGACCAAGGCCGCGATGATACCGCCGATTAAGGGCGCGACGATGAACACCCAGACCTGGGACAAAGCCTGGCCCCTGACCACAAGCGCCGGGCCCAGACTGCGGGCCGGGTTCACCGACGTGCCGGTGATGGGAATGCCGACCAGGTGAATGAAAACCAGCGCGAGGCCGATGGCAACCCCGGCAAATCCGGCCGGCGCTTTCTCGCTCGTCGCACCGAACACAACGAAGACGAACAGCGCAGTCAGCACGACCTCGGCCAGAAACGCCGCGCCGAGCGGGTACCCGGCCGGCGAGCCAGCGTCAAAACCGTTCTGGCCAAGACCGTTTTCTGCAAGTGAATACCCGGGCAGGCCGGCCGCGACCGCGTAGAGTACAAGCGCGGCAAGTACCGTGCCCACGCACTGCGCCACGACGTACATTATGGTGTCAACGACCTTCTGCTTGCCCGCAACCAGCATTGCGAGCGATATTGCGGGATTGATGTGACATCCGGAAATTGGGCCGATTGCGTAGACCATCGCGAGCACCGCAAGCCCGAACGCAACCGATATGCCGGCGAACCCGATGTGGCTGCCGGCGATTACCGCGCTGCCGCAGCCGATAAACACCAGGCAGAAAGTCCCGATGAGTTCGGCCAGGTAGCGTTTCCAGCTTCTCTCAGCCATTCTACCCCCTTTTCTCGCTACTTTGGCCTGTGGACTGCGTCCCAAGGCGTGTTCGCATCATCTTCCGCCATTGCAGCGGCCTGTCAAGCACTCTCAGTGAGCAGTCGGCACGGCTTGATTCCCGTCCGCAGAATTCCTAGAATGCCGCGTGAAGAAGAAACTGCTGCCTGATGGCCGCGGTTTACCGCGCCACCACTTCACCGCTGGACAAGTAACCCGCCCGGCCATGCTGTGCTCAGAGACAACATAGGAGTGCAATTGAAGAAGGTTATCGTCTACTACTCGAAATA contains:
- a CDS encoding tetratricopeptide repeat protein, yielding MRWSILSVAALAVLGVARTDLKQQAKAAYELEQYPNALRLARQATKANPKDAEAWYLLGRYMHFRCYDSRPLAGFSRATSDSILGFLDRAVKLDPKLGDAFYFIGSEHGVRTHEPLVRGDVEQARAELRAARTKGGYPDWMLEYCRNLLRVCERDAILFVMGDMQVNGVRYLQLVEGERPDVTALPYPLLDRPWAVLLYKDGIPGALRSAPMSWSREQVMDMHPYRWRTDTVRIPVPISALTGMGITAPDTVFEWQVEPDLSNGERPMLSAITAAVIDIVEANNWSRPLYFALCPPAATAGIVSYLQSCGLAQRLLPVRTAQYGLALNTEVIRNVLLDPDSYRNLPSVRQHDMPRVSGVLGMYRHGLIELAAHYAETGRKAACDSVLDQMTVLLPESILPLQPELRAAVERLRSR
- a CDS encoding T9SS type A sorting domain-containing protein produces the protein MRPVLNVAARIVFMLAAVCTAEPLTWIKRYGMPDRAEFAFGGIVETGNGNFVVCGGTWSNIPWDKDGYIIKIDAFGDTVWTRRVGTMGVGAGGDFIFDVILNNNNELVFTGTKYSPRYGRQVWFLRVSQNGEILTDKTIGDTLEDNGGAMIQNPDGTYLILGDTKNRGTQIGGKDIWLLKLDQNGDTIWTRTYDLQYADQGAGITATGDGGYLMTAFSCTGEWPFPPAYMGFASYLVIDTFGNLQKVMSFREDSLTTLGRPERTRAGGWILAGQRSQNDVFPNRDIWVMKLDARADTQWTRTIGTRGRYDGGASIIESRSSGYYLTAYSQTYAPPGMGYDNWWLLRLDDAGDTLWTRWYGGPLNDDPSAIILTSDSGLAIAGWRDANSWDSLTLGNADFWVIKADTNGLVSGIKDAPPVQGGLRGRFDVYPNPCRDVATVRFAVPGPQHVRLHVSDVLGRRMFTLIDRKLSQGSHAVRCDMSGLPGGVYYCELESDKGPSQVTKLLRL
- a CDS encoding GIY-YIG nuclease family protein encodes the protein MSRIKRQQSRMRRAVYVLILWNQKARNMRVGALGRLDFPAGFYLYVGSGGLNAVRRVQRHLARKKRVRWHIDYLTTGRNRMRPVDAYFFPGMRECCLVRTLAAARCECGRKPMRIYEPAAGDLHRQHFPGFGSSDCRCRSHLFYAANLTSLAKALRLLH
- a CDS encoding aminoacetone oxidase family FAD-binding enzyme → MDVHLAEDQDVSDLAIVGGGASGLAAAVAGARLGLSVTVFEKMDRCGHKLCLTGGRKANFAHEATPTQIADRFEQGQRLLPLLRRFPYQRIIRFFGSLGITSRTDADGCIWPCGLDAAGVRDRLVQEAARLDVVIRTSCRVTALEHAAGRSQTAEPGDRGQRWVVVTPEGRFLCRNICVATGGASFPQTGSTGDGLELCRRLGLATSPWFPALCALRTAEDLSSLAGITQPRVATELVIDSTVAQRAEGPFVFAHQYVSGSAVLVPSGRAARALGAGQDVRLKIDWVPDRSREQLAAEFAEARRIHPRQQVLTRLAGYVARRLGKVICAQAGVPPDRMLCELSRAGEKQAIAALKGTVFGITGTEPMERATVTGGGVSLDEIDITTCQACRFPGLYITGELLDTWAETGGYNLHFAWATGIAVAEAIAGRQLK
- a CDS encoding secondary thiamine-phosphate synthase enzyme YjbQ; translation: MVFADSFRLETAGFCDIKDITKQVRRVVEKSGIRNGIVCIANPGSTAGITTVEFEPGAVTDLKEALNRLAPQDRRYRHNDTWGDGNGFAHLRSALVGASRAFPVREGKLVLGTWQQIVFLDFDNRPRQRSVIVTVVGE
- a CDS encoding tetratricopeptide repeat protein, whose amino-acid sequence is MPGLSTRGTMQETFSLNKANRCCAVGRGVIWPGRHAILAVVAAFVGSRIVYFLLGVRFDTSAFPAAMHFIDLPLMKTNLLQSIYYLHGQPPLYNLFVGLVVNLFPEHYGLALHVVYLVLGLSLAVGLVILMLGLGVSPALSVLLAGLFVASPATVLYENWLFYTYPVTVLLVLATVFLHRFLAKGQVWHGLGFFSLLAAIVLIRSLFHLAWFLLVAWLLVLLQPGRRKQVVCAVAAPLMIVLFVYVKNLALFGQFTTSTWLGASLSKLTLAMPLAERQTLVHEGKLSRFALMHPFGSVRSFRPYIPDQPVTGIPILDQETKADGSPNAHNRAFIDIYGRYLRDAMYVIRHRPMVYLRSVLRAWAIWFFPTSDFVWLAPNGLRVRPLVEFWTAVFSGTLIATPCYKTYASGHDFADIGFFSVLAFVSALVFGLVGCRVSFSQQRPGSDEAATQTTVLVMVLTILYVAVVGNAADIGENNRFRFMVEPLVLVLVGLLFDTGLRRFRKQLLMVLGILAVAGIGAFALQRAFPNPRIRGRQLVYAADISLARGDFDRAEAELRRAVELDPKSADARFRLATVLAGRGELNRAIAEFQEAVRLKPDEPDFRQQLAVHLAYAGRFDAARRELRELRCRYPFSAEVANYLGLTWRLEGRLDSAIAEFCQALTLDSLAPELSYNLGSTLLAAGENRSAIIYLDRALRSDPSFGPAMVSLAAAYDSIGQPDSATVWRARSWTDGPEFRYRYAIWKED
- the aqpZ gene encoding aquaporin Z → MAERSWKRYLAELIGTFCLVFIGCGSAVIAGSHIGFAGISVAFGLAVLAMVYAIGPISGCHINPAISLAMLVAGKQKVVDTIMYVVAQCVGTVLAALVLYAVAAGLPGYSLAENGLGQNGFDAGSPAGYPLGAAFLAEVVLTALFVFVVFGATSEKAPAGFAGVAIGLALVFIHLVGIPITGTSVNPARSLGPALVVRGQALSQVWVFIVAPLIGGIIAALVWMLVREKPAAA